The following coding sequences lie in one Pseudoalteromonas sp. Scap06 genomic window:
- a CDS encoding response regulator: MTSQRNKWALAILLGLIGGCVNLLPLYFFDSSEFLFGQTFVILSLVFAGLRYSLLSLAIVTGFLFYRWGHSWNSVVYVLELFWLYAFCLKRSKPILPLGAVFWFLVGLPLVWFLGHFVIGLPWLTLVVAASKYLINAMIALALVDLVSLFVPHASRVYQGQPLARILSYIVSVIIILVVLITSVSLVNQHYSRLEYEVNTQLEEQSQSISTQLNDYLQFHKNAVVMTSNTISVGGQIQPQLEQLMALYPGFLTSLYASPKGLVKNSMPSELLSGLTKEQRYVNDRSYFSQAQQYPFGYSSGVFRGRGLGNQPIVALSAPIYRDDEFYGVIEGSLQLDRLERFIPDLFEYKGQLVILDANKKVVFSSLNQFTALSDFNLQAFKAQRQPNSQLFRSADNEMYHTSQFIDDKNGWQVISFYNRKYITIVVVGTWLPTMLLGLISMVLVVLFIYKFTHLLTKPIRELTNLIQDFSKTKKQVFNTESSWYEVLQLQYQFDMLGSALQHSIGNLEASNIENEELNKQLSQFNQQLESKVAEQTTELTQTVKLANEANIAKSQFLANMSHELRTPMNGILGMGEVLLRDQSLSTEQKELLITQQKSAKNLLNILNDILDFSKIEANAMELNIRPTQLTPFIENIRSLFSSIVAAKEVEFTVIQTNNLPQCISIDELRLNQVIINLLSNAYKFTQQGFVNLSFDYHDNKLQVSVEDSGIGIAKAQQSLLFSEFTQADVGVARKYGGTGLGLAISQKLIKMMDGEIQLHSEEGKGSTFTFSISAPKSAEAPSTLPKKTAMQPNLLGKHILLVEDNAINRHVISKMLEPTEAVIVMAEDGVKALDVLKDQSFDLILMDCQMPNMDGYECTRTIRVMEVKTGLRVPIVAITANAYEEDKQRCLIAGMDDFIAKPINSDDLYTVIGNILS; this comes from the coding sequence ATGACATCTCAGAGGAATAAATGGGCGCTGGCAATATTACTCGGGCTTATTGGAGGTTGCGTTAATCTTTTACCTCTGTATTTTTTTGATAGCTCTGAATTTTTATTTGGTCAGACGTTTGTAATACTTAGCCTAGTGTTTGCAGGGCTTCGTTATTCTCTCCTTAGCTTAGCGATTGTAACTGGTTTTTTATTTTATCGCTGGGGACATAGCTGGAACAGTGTTGTTTATGTGCTTGAGCTGTTTTGGCTTTATGCCTTTTGTTTAAAGCGTTCTAAGCCAATACTTCCCTTAGGCGCTGTATTTTGGTTTTTAGTAGGTTTACCACTGGTGTGGTTTTTGGGTCACTTTGTTATAGGCCTGCCTTGGCTCACACTTGTTGTGGCTGCCTCAAAGTACTTAATAAATGCCATGATTGCATTGGCCCTGGTCGACTTGGTCAGTCTGTTTGTTCCTCATGCCAGTCGAGTCTATCAAGGACAACCTCTTGCACGTATTTTAAGTTATATTGTTAGCGTTATCATTATTTTAGTGGTGTTGATCACCAGTGTTTCTTTGGTTAATCAGCATTATTCGCGTTTAGAATACGAAGTGAATACGCAACTCGAAGAGCAGTCTCAATCAATTAGCACTCAGCTCAATGATTATTTACAGTTTCATAAAAACGCGGTTGTAATGACCAGTAATACAATTAGCGTTGGTGGACAAATTCAGCCTCAGTTAGAGCAGTTGATGGCTTTATATCCAGGTTTTTTAACTAGCCTTTATGCCAGTCCAAAGGGCCTTGTTAAAAACAGCATGCCGAGCGAGCTACTAAGTGGACTAACTAAAGAGCAGCGTTATGTTAATGATCGCTCTTATTTTTCTCAAGCTCAGCAGTACCCTTTCGGTTATAGCAGTGGTGTATTTCGAGGAAGGGGATTAGGGAATCAACCGATCGTAGCACTTTCCGCTCCTATTTATAGAGATGATGAATTTTATGGTGTTATTGAGGGCTCGCTCCAACTAGACCGACTAGAGCGATTTATTCCGGACTTATTTGAATATAAAGGGCAGTTAGTAATTTTAGATGCCAACAAAAAAGTAGTATTTAGTTCACTAAATCAGTTTACTGCACTGAGTGACTTTAACCTGCAAGCTTTTAAAGCTCAGCGTCAACCTAACAGCCAACTATTTCGCTCTGCTGATAATGAAATGTATCACACCAGTCAGTTTATTGATGACAAAAATGGTTGGCAGGTCATTTCTTTTTATAATCGAAAGTACATAACCATAGTGGTCGTGGGTACATGGTTGCCAACCATGCTACTAGGCTTAATTTCGATGGTATTGGTTGTGTTGTTTATTTATAAATTTACTCACTTACTTACCAAGCCAATTAGAGAGCTGACTAATTTAATTCAAGACTTTAGCAAAACAAAAAAGCAGGTATTCAATACGGAATCTAGTTGGTATGAAGTACTACAATTGCAGTATCAATTTGACATGTTGGGCAGTGCGTTACAGCATTCAATTGGCAATTTAGAAGCATCTAATATAGAAAATGAAGAACTCAATAAGCAGCTTAGCCAATTTAATCAGCAATTAGAAAGTAAAGTCGCAGAGCAAACAACTGAATTAACACAAACGGTTAAACTCGCCAATGAAGCAAATATTGCTAAGTCACAATTTTTAGCAAACATGAGTCATGAACTTAGAACACCTATGAATGGCATATTAGGTATGGGAGAGGTTTTGCTTCGAGATCAGTCCTTGAGTACCGAACAAAAGGAATTGTTAATCACACAGCAAAAAAGTGCCAAAAACTTGCTTAATATTCTTAACGATATTTTAGATTTTTCTAAAATTGAAGCAAATGCCATGGAGCTAAATATTAGGCCCACGCAGCTAACTCCATTTATCGAAAATATACGCTCTTTATTTTCCTCGATTGTTGCTGCCAAAGAGGTAGAATTTACGGTTATTCAAACTAATAATTTGCCACAGTGTATTAGTATTGATGAATTACGCTTAAATCAGGTGATCATAAATTTACTCTCTAATGCGTATAAATTTACGCAGCAAGGCTTTGTAAATTTATCGTTTGATTATCACGATAATAAGCTTCAAGTTAGCGTTGAAGATAGTGGTATTGGTATTGCGAAGGCACAGCAATCACTGTTATTTAGCGAATTTACTCAAGCTGATGTGGGCGTTGCGCGTAAATATGGAGGAACAGGGCTCGGGTTGGCTATTTCTCAAAAGCTAATAAAAATGATGGACGGTGAAATTCAGTTACATAGCGAAGAGGGTAAAGGTAGTACGTTTACATTTAGCATTAGTGCACCAAAATCAGCAGAAGCCCCATCAACATTACCTAAAAAAACAGCTATGCAACCAAACCTGTTGGGTAAGCACATACTGTTAGTTGAAGATAATGCGATTAACCGACATGTTATTTCAAAAATGTTGGAGCCGACTGAAGCGGTGATAGTTATGGCCGAGGATGGTGTTAAGGCTCTTGATGTATTAAAAGATCAATCGTTTGATTTGATTTTAATGGATTGCCAAATGCCTAATATGGATGGCTATGAATGCACACGTACGATTAGAGTTATGGAAGTTAAAACAGGTTTGCGAGTGCCTATAGTAGCGATTACGGCTAATGCCTATGAAGAAGATAAACAGCGATGTTTAATAGCAGGTATGGATGACTTTATTGCCAAACCAATTAATAGTGATGATTTATACACTGTGATTGGTAACATTCTCAGCTGA
- a CDS encoding transposase: protein MRHLGYKLSSNKIKQMAAIRKGVDTEQVHADFSSMNTALSVISNLSLIRCAQQQINVIEGAILKQTSLSPEFMNLASIDGIGNTLALTIMLETGTIKRFNSPGNFSSYCRCVKGARYSNGKKKGATNQKNGNRYLAWAFTEAANFAIRYNPTIKKYYQRKLAKTNQVIAIKTVAHKLARACYHRLKDNVPFDEHKAFS from the coding sequence ATGCGACATCTTGGATATAAGCTCAGTAGCAACAAAATAAAACAAATGGCCGCTATCAGAAAAGGCGTTGATACTGAGCAGGTACATGCAGACTTTAGCTCAATGAATACAGCACTGTCAGTCATTTCTAACCTCTCATTAATACGCTGTGCCCAACAGCAAATTAATGTGATAGAAGGCGCTATTTTAAAACAAACATCACTCTCCCCTGAGTTTATGAACCTAGCCAGTATTGATGGAATTGGGAATACCTTAGCACTGACCATTATGTTAGAGACAGGCACTATTAAACGTTTTAATAGCCCAGGGAATTTCTCATCGTATTGTCGCTGTGTTAAAGGAGCAAGGTACAGTAATGGAAAGAAAAAAGGCGCTACGAATCAGAAGAATGGTAATCGTTATTTAGCGTGGGCTTTTACTGAGGCCGCTAATTTTGCCATTCGGTACAACCCGACAATCAAAAAATATTATCAACGAAAACTGGCTAAAACGAACCAAGTTATCGCAATTAAAACGGTTGCGCATAAGCTCGCAAGAGCCTGTTATCACAGGCTTAAAGATAATGTTCCATTTGATGAACACAAGGCTTTTTCCTAG